A region of uncultured Anaeromusa sp. DNA encodes the following proteins:
- a CDS encoding methyl-accepting chemotaxis protein: MLRSIKTKLIVFISVILAVIGVVVMSAVLYFFTDYSDTTARNLARSGVNGLHNVLSDAKHEMKLRAILIAANPEVASAVETKDTNRVLAVVGPLIKDIPVDSITISDEKGIVIARTHEPAKKGDSVVGQANVQAALKGNVTVGIESGTVVKLSARAGAPVRNAQGQIVGVITPGVTLTKNEVVDKTQKLFNVDATLFKDDVRESTTITQNGQRQTGTKLDPAIADIVLRQGRSFDGTANILGMDYFTAYEPIIGPAGKPVGVLFAGESMAQVYDSRNKMVVTVAVTILITIILAFLATLWMARKITGPLLQLGAAASTVANGDLTQSVEVNSSDEVGTLAQNFNTMLLHLRELVKHVHYLSQTLAASSEELTASAEQSAKVSHQVTQAITEVAAGTSKQLGAVNDASTVVRQVSSHTESVAVTAETITGLSDKSSEATAQGSQAIKRAVQQMGSIGEGSKEVSGAVEKLAESSRHIGEIVNVISEIAGQTNLLALNAAIEAARAGEQGRGFSVVAEEVRKLAEQSETAAKEIKDLIQQNQADIQRAVRAMEESAGSVQVGITVVNDAGLTFHDISQMTQDVSGQMLNISSAIGEIAKGSEKIVFSVVDIEKVSQDSANQAEHVSAAAEEMTAAMMEISTSSQSLAELAQELQEAVDKFRL, translated from the coding sequence ATGCTTCGTTCCATTAAGACTAAGTTGATTGTCTTTATCTCCGTGATTCTCGCGGTGATCGGTGTTGTTGTTATGAGTGCAGTTCTATATTTCTTTACGGATTATTCCGATACTACGGCCAGAAATCTAGCGCGATCTGGGGTAAACGGTCTACATAATGTGTTGAGTGATGCCAAACATGAAATGAAGCTGCGGGCGATCCTAATTGCCGCTAATCCCGAAGTTGCCAGCGCAGTGGAGACGAAGGACACGAATCGAGTGTTGGCGGTAGTCGGACCGCTTATCAAAGATATTCCAGTCGATTCCATTACTATTTCGGATGAAAAAGGGATCGTTATCGCTCGGACTCACGAACCGGCGAAAAAAGGTGACAGCGTCGTTGGGCAGGCCAATGTACAGGCGGCGTTGAAAGGTAATGTGACGGTTGGGATAGAATCGGGAACAGTAGTGAAGCTCTCGGCTAGAGCTGGAGCGCCGGTCCGAAATGCGCAGGGACAGATCGTGGGGGTTATCACTCCTGGAGTGACTCTGACAAAAAATGAAGTAGTCGACAAAACCCAAAAACTGTTCAATGTTGATGCAACCCTTTTCAAAGATGATGTTCGCGAGTCAACTACCATCACCCAAAATGGTCAGCGTCAGACTGGAACCAAACTAGATCCAGCTATCGCCGATATTGTCCTGAGGCAAGGGCGGTCATTCGATGGTACAGCAAATATTTTGGGTATGGATTACTTTACGGCATATGAACCGATCATAGGTCCTGCGGGTAAGCCAGTTGGTGTTTTGTTCGCTGGCGAATCCATGGCTCAAGTCTACGATTCCCGGAATAAAATGGTCGTTACTGTAGCGGTTACGATTTTGATCACTATTATTCTAGCTTTTCTTGCTACTTTGTGGATGGCTCGAAAAATCACAGGACCGTTGTTGCAACTTGGGGCGGCGGCCAGCACGGTCGCTAACGGCGATCTGACCCAGTCTGTGGAAGTGAATTCATCGGATGAGGTTGGCACTCTGGCGCAGAATTTCAATACAATGCTGTTGCATCTGCGAGAGTTGGTTAAGCATGTGCATTACCTGTCGCAAACGCTGGCCGCGTCTTCGGAAGAATTGACGGCCAGCGCCGAACAGTCGGCGAAAGTAAGCCATCAAGTTACCCAGGCGATCACGGAAGTGGCGGCTGGCACATCGAAGCAGCTAGGTGCTGTCAATGATGCTTCAACGGTAGTGCGGCAAGTTTCCTCTCATACTGAGTCAGTGGCGGTTACTGCAGAAACTATTACTGGGCTAAGTGACAAATCATCAGAGGCCACTGCGCAGGGAAGTCAAGCTATCAAGCGTGCAGTTCAGCAGATGGGAAGCATCGGCGAAGGGAGTAAGGAGGTCAGCGGCGCGGTAGAAAAGCTGGCGGAATCGTCTCGGCATATTGGCGAAATAGTCAACGTCATTTCCGAAATTGCTGGGCAGACCAATTTGTTAGCTCTAAACGCCGCGATTGAAGCTGCCAGAGCTGGTGAACAGGGACGAGGATTTTCTGTGGTGGCGGAGGAAGTCCGCAAGCTGGCTGAACAATCGGAGACTGCAGCTAAAGAAATTAAGGATCTGATTCAACAAAACCAAGCAGATATTCAGCGGGCCGTCCGGGCCATGGAGGAATCCGCGGGATCGGTGCAAGTCGGTATCACCGTAGTGAATGATGCAGGGCTTACTTTCCACGATATTTCCCAAATGACGCAGGACGTATCCGGCCAGATGTTGAATATTTCTTCAGCTATTGGCGAAATAGCTAAAGGGAGCGAGAAGATTGTTTTTTCCGTTGTGGACATTGAGAAGGTAAGTCAGGACTCCGCCAACCAGGCGGAACATGTGTCGGCAGCGGCGGAAGAAATGACAGCGGCGATGATGGAAATTTCTACTTCGAGTCAAAGTCTGGCTGAGCTTGCACAGGAGTTGCAGGAAGCGGTAGATAAGTTCCGTCTGTAA
- a CDS encoding Gp49 family protein has protein sequence MSFYISISMIEASLWGFNRDEYYHQGKNSGPGYRYWNQEHTKLEWVPQEDFEKVYSVKLESNQTITDSDAANFIVATHYWNVSANTLVVEAELINGTLLSETYSCPSSCDLDEEEAKRICMRQIYEKIEFLLAFLLQCAKPEQRFRRENEKE, from the coding sequence ATGAGCTTTTACATTTCCATATCCATGATCGAGGCCAGCCTTTGGGGCTTTAACCGTGACGAATATTACCACCAAGGAAAGAACAGCGGCCCAGGATACCGCTATTGGAACCAAGAGCATACAAAGCTGGAATGGGTGCCGCAGGAAGACTTTGAAAAGGTATATTCCGTCAAGTTAGAAAGCAATCAAACCATTACAGACAGCGATGCAGCCAATTTCATTGTTGCCACTCACTATTGGAACGTCAGCGCGAATACGCTGGTTGTCGAAGCGGAATTGATTAACGGCACCTTGCTTTCCGAAACATATTCTTGCCCAAGCTCCTGCGACTTGGATGAGGAAGAAGCAAAGAGGATTTGCATGCGGCAAATCTATGAGAAAATAGAGTTCCTGCTGGCCTTTTTGCTACAATGCGCCAAGCCAGAACAGCGATTTAGGAGAGAGAACGAGAAGGAGTGA
- a CDS encoding RNA-binding domain-containing protein produces MGFVESKTVELKETVVDDIKKEVIAFINSEGGNLYVGVADDGRVIGLTDSQGDMLRLTNMIRDAIKPDSTMFVECQIEKIDAKDIVRVQVQKGTHAPYYLVGKGIRPEGVFIRQGTSSVPASEDAIRRMIKESDGDCFETMRSLNQDLSFSVMAEECIARGIALGAQQMISLGIKTPDGVYTNLGLLLSDQCTHTIKTALFAGVKKDQFQDRKEFSGSLLQQMNEAYAFIDLNNKKKSTFSGLHRIDQRDYPEEAVREALLNSLVHREYSFSSSTLISIFSDRIEFVSLGGLVRGLTLNDIMLGVSQCRNEKLAAIFYRLQLIEAYGTGIPKIIESYEGCSCQPKIESSDNAFKITLPNRNHATTYLPEATEAERAVLVLAAEKGSLLRSDVEERLGISRSMASRILKQLLDNGLLKPVGNGRNRQYMISK; encoded by the coding sequence ATGGGTTTTGTTGAAAGTAAGACCGTTGAATTAAAAGAAACCGTTGTAGACGATATAAAAAAAGAAGTGATTGCGTTCATCAACAGTGAAGGCGGGAATCTTTATGTTGGCGTGGCGGATGATGGGCGCGTCATCGGTTTGACTGATTCACAAGGCGATATGCTGCGGCTAACCAATATGATTCGTGATGCCATCAAGCCAGATTCAACTATGTTTGTCGAGTGCCAGATAGAAAAAATCGATGCAAAAGATATTGTCCGAGTGCAGGTGCAAAAGGGAACACATGCGCCATATTATCTTGTTGGGAAGGGGATTCGACCGGAAGGTGTCTTTATAAGACAGGGAACATCTTCGGTGCCGGCTTCTGAAGATGCTATTCGGCGCATGATTAAAGAAAGTGATGGCGATTGTTTTGAAACGATGCGTTCATTAAACCAGGATTTATCGTTTTCGGTAATGGCCGAAGAATGTATTGCTCGCGGTATCGCTCTGGGAGCTCAGCAAATGATATCGCTTGGTATAAAGACACCCGATGGAGTTTATACCAATTTGGGATTATTATTATCTGATCAGTGCACGCATACGATTAAAACGGCGTTGTTTGCCGGCGTTAAGAAAGATCAGTTTCAAGATCGCAAAGAGTTTTCCGGCTCTTTATTGCAACAGATGAACGAAGCCTATGCTTTTATTGATCTGAACAATAAAAAGAAGTCCACTTTTTCCGGATTGCATCGCATTGACCAGCGGGACTATCCAGAGGAAGCTGTAAGAGAAGCCCTACTCAATTCACTGGTTCATCGGGAGTACTCATTTAGTAGCAGTACTTTGATTAGTATCTTTTCTGACCGTATAGAATTTGTTTCTCTTGGTGGTTTGGTGAGAGGCCTCACTTTGAATGATATTATGCTGGGGGTATCTCAGTGTCGCAATGAAAAACTGGCGGCGATATTTTATCGGCTGCAACTAATTGAAGCATATGGAACAGGGATTCCTAAAATTATCGAAAGCTATGAGGGGTGTTCTTGTCAGCCGAAGATTGAGTCCTCGGATAATGCGTTTAAGATTACTTTGCCAAATCGAAACCATGCCACGACGTATTTGCCAGAGGCAACGGAAGCGGAAAGAGCTGTACTTGTTTTAGCTGCTGAAAAAGGGAGTTTGTTGCGCAGTGATGTAGAGGAGCGCTTAGGCATTTCAAGAAGTATGGCTAGCCGGATTCTTAAGCAATTACTCGATAACGGGCTATTGAAGCCAGTGGGAAACGGACGAAATAGACAATATATGATAAGCAAGTAA